One region of Carya illinoinensis cultivar Pawnee chromosome 8, C.illinoinensisPawnee_v1, whole genome shotgun sequence genomic DNA includes:
- the LOC122274139 gene encoding VAN3-binding protein isoform X2 — protein sequence MDTNFNPTPSDAHPESMDFLSLAWCNFAVQALQPELEDRSVIILDNSIKQIESYARAPIMIDKSVKMDDADFKSLPPWNSNDVKSWIWMQQAMHPELNYNGYFQKKWHFMQLPWKIVPFKNVSIRKWLKEIKARRKEEGRLQRAEVHAAISVAGVAAALAAIAEENSKKEGPSTGKEAAVASAAALVAAQCAKVAEAMGAKREQLSSVIASAVSGTNASDILTLTASAATSLKGAATLEARSECKKRLNGSAPVLPIAEKNDLDFNYEKYRALLAKGAELSVETPEGKYSMKTVSVILNSQAKVILKTRRHNLWKSKKESIVLDLHAELYEDSETEESSTCYLIVLTTSRGTFKLDMAEDYQRYKTWATAINHMLMLSTSFTKYELQFYKN from the exons ATGGATACAAATTTCAATCCAACACCCTCGGATGCACATCCCGAGAGCATGGATTTTCTGTCACTTGCTTGGTGCAACTTTGCAGTTCAAGCCCTCCAACCGGAGCTAGAAGACAGATCAGTCATTATCCTTGATAATTCAATCAAGCAAATTGAGAGCTATGCCCGAGCTCCTATCATG ATAGACAAGAGCGTTAAGATGGATGATGCAGATTTCAAGTCTCTACCACCATGGAATTCCAATGATGTGAAG TCATGGATATGGATGCAGCAAGCAATGCACCCTGAATTGAACTACAACGgctattttcaaaagaaatgg CATTTCATGCAGTTGCCATGGAAAATAGTTCCATTCAAGAATGTCTCGATCAGGAAATGgttgaaagaaattaaagcaAGGCGCAAAGAAGAAGGGAGGCTACAGAGAGCTGAAGTGCATGCAGCAATATCAGTGGCGGGCGTGGCAGCAGCACTTGCCGCCATTGCGGAGGAAAACTCTAAGAAGGAGGGGCCAAGCACAGGGAAGGAAGCCGCCGTGGCCTCTGCGGCTGCTTTGGTTGCTGCCCAGTGTGCGAAAGTGGCAGAAGCAATGGGGGCAAAGAGGGAACAGCTCAGCAGCGTGATAGCTTCAGCCGTGAGTGGTACAAATGCAAGCGACATCTTGACGCTCACAGCTTCAGCTGCAACAT CATTAAAAGGAGCTGCTACACTCGAAGCAAGATCAGAATGCAAGAAAAGATTAAATGGGAGCGCACCTGTGCTGCCCATTGCGGAGAAGAATGATTTGGACTTCAACTATGAAAAGTATAGGGCACTCCTCGCAAAGGGTGCAGAGCTCAGTGTGGAAACACCAGAAG GGAAGTACTCGATGAAAACAGTGTCAGTCATCCTCAACAGCCAGGCCAAG GTTATTCTGAAAACAAGGAGGCACAATCTCtggaaaagtaaaaaagaaa GTATTGTGCTGGACCTGCATGCTGAGCTGTATGAAGATTCAGAAACCGAGGAAAGCAGTACATGTTATCTCATTGTGTTAACAACGAGCAGGGGGACATTCAAGCTAGACATGGCGGAGGATTATCAGCGTTACAAGACTTGGGCTACGGCCATCAATCATATGCTGATGCTCTCTACTTCATTCACAAAATATGAGCttcaattttacaaaaattaa
- the LOC122274139 gene encoding VAN3-binding protein isoform X3 has protein sequence MDTNFNPTPSDAHPESMDFLSLAWCNFAVQALQPELEDRSVIILDNSIKQIESYARAPIMKIDKSVKMDDADFKSLPPWNSNDVKSWIWMQQAMHPELNYNGYFQKKWLPWKIVPFKNVSIRKWLKEIKARRKEEGRLQRAEVHAAISVAGVAAALAAIAEENSKKEGPSTGKEAAVASAAALVAAQCAKVAEAMGAKREQLSSVIASAVSGTNASDILTLTASAATSLKGAATLEARSECKKRLNGSAPVLPIAEKNDLDFNYEKYRALLAKGAELSVETPEGKYSMKTVSVILNSQAKVILKTRRHNLWKSKKESIVLDLHAELYEDSETEESSTCYLIVLTTSRGTFKLDMAEDYQRYKTWATAINHMLMLSTSFTKYELQFYKN, from the exons ATGGATACAAATTTCAATCCAACACCCTCGGATGCACATCCCGAGAGCATGGATTTTCTGTCACTTGCTTGGTGCAACTTTGCAGTTCAAGCCCTCCAACCGGAGCTAGAAGACAGATCAGTCATTATCCTTGATAATTCAATCAAGCAAATTGAGAGCTATGCCCGAGCTCCTATCATG AAGATAGACAAGAGCGTTAAGATGGATGATGCAGATTTCAAGTCTCTACCACCATGGAATTCCAATGATGTGAAG TCATGGATATGGATGCAGCAAGCAATGCACCCTGAATTGAACTACAACGgctattttcaaaagaaatgg TTGCCATGGAAAATAGTTCCATTCAAGAATGTCTCGATCAGGAAATGgttgaaagaaattaaagcaAGGCGCAAAGAAGAAGGGAGGCTACAGAGAGCTGAAGTGCATGCAGCAATATCAGTGGCGGGCGTGGCAGCAGCACTTGCCGCCATTGCGGAGGAAAACTCTAAGAAGGAGGGGCCAAGCACAGGGAAGGAAGCCGCCGTGGCCTCTGCGGCTGCTTTGGTTGCTGCCCAGTGTGCGAAAGTGGCAGAAGCAATGGGGGCAAAGAGGGAACAGCTCAGCAGCGTGATAGCTTCAGCCGTGAGTGGTACAAATGCAAGCGACATCTTGACGCTCACAGCTTCAGCTGCAACAT CATTAAAAGGAGCTGCTACACTCGAAGCAAGATCAGAATGCAAGAAAAGATTAAATGGGAGCGCACCTGTGCTGCCCATTGCGGAGAAGAATGATTTGGACTTCAACTATGAAAAGTATAGGGCACTCCTCGCAAAGGGTGCAGAGCTCAGTGTGGAAACACCAGAAG GGAAGTACTCGATGAAAACAGTGTCAGTCATCCTCAACAGCCAGGCCAAG GTTATTCTGAAAACAAGGAGGCACAATCTCtggaaaagtaaaaaagaaa GTATTGTGCTGGACCTGCATGCTGAGCTGTATGAAGATTCAGAAACCGAGGAAAGCAGTACATGTTATCTCATTGTGTTAACAACGAGCAGGGGGACATTCAAGCTAGACATGGCGGAGGATTATCAGCGTTACAAGACTTGGGCTACGGCCATCAATCATATGCTGATGCTCTCTACTTCATTCACAAAATATGAGCttcaattttacaaaaattaa
- the LOC122274139 gene encoding VAN3-binding protein isoform X1, with product MDTNFNPTPSDAHPESMDFLSLAWCNFAVQALQPELEDRSVIILDNSIKQIESYARAPIMKIDKSVKMDDADFKSLPPWNSNDVKSWIWMQQAMHPELNYNGYFQKKWHFMQLPWKIVPFKNVSIRKWLKEIKARRKEEGRLQRAEVHAAISVAGVAAALAAIAEENSKKEGPSTGKEAAVASAAALVAAQCAKVAEAMGAKREQLSSVIASAVSGTNASDILTLTASAATSLKGAATLEARSECKKRLNGSAPVLPIAEKNDLDFNYEKYRALLAKGAELSVETPEGKYSMKTVSVILNSQAKVILKTRRHNLWKSKKESIVLDLHAELYEDSETEESSTCYLIVLTTSRGTFKLDMAEDYQRYKTWATAINHMLMLSTSFTKYELQFYKN from the exons ATGGATACAAATTTCAATCCAACACCCTCGGATGCACATCCCGAGAGCATGGATTTTCTGTCACTTGCTTGGTGCAACTTTGCAGTTCAAGCCCTCCAACCGGAGCTAGAAGACAGATCAGTCATTATCCTTGATAATTCAATCAAGCAAATTGAGAGCTATGCCCGAGCTCCTATCATG AAGATAGACAAGAGCGTTAAGATGGATGATGCAGATTTCAAGTCTCTACCACCATGGAATTCCAATGATGTGAAG TCATGGATATGGATGCAGCAAGCAATGCACCCTGAATTGAACTACAACGgctattttcaaaagaaatgg CATTTCATGCAGTTGCCATGGAAAATAGTTCCATTCAAGAATGTCTCGATCAGGAAATGgttgaaagaaattaaagcaAGGCGCAAAGAAGAAGGGAGGCTACAGAGAGCTGAAGTGCATGCAGCAATATCAGTGGCGGGCGTGGCAGCAGCACTTGCCGCCATTGCGGAGGAAAACTCTAAGAAGGAGGGGCCAAGCACAGGGAAGGAAGCCGCCGTGGCCTCTGCGGCTGCTTTGGTTGCTGCCCAGTGTGCGAAAGTGGCAGAAGCAATGGGGGCAAAGAGGGAACAGCTCAGCAGCGTGATAGCTTCAGCCGTGAGTGGTACAAATGCAAGCGACATCTTGACGCTCACAGCTTCAGCTGCAACAT CATTAAAAGGAGCTGCTACACTCGAAGCAAGATCAGAATGCAAGAAAAGATTAAATGGGAGCGCACCTGTGCTGCCCATTGCGGAGAAGAATGATTTGGACTTCAACTATGAAAAGTATAGGGCACTCCTCGCAAAGGGTGCAGAGCTCAGTGTGGAAACACCAGAAG GGAAGTACTCGATGAAAACAGTGTCAGTCATCCTCAACAGCCAGGCCAAG GTTATTCTGAAAACAAGGAGGCACAATCTCtggaaaagtaaaaaagaaa GTATTGTGCTGGACCTGCATGCTGAGCTGTATGAAGATTCAGAAACCGAGGAAAGCAGTACATGTTATCTCATTGTGTTAACAACGAGCAGGGGGACATTCAAGCTAGACATGGCGGAGGATTATCAGCGTTACAAGACTTGGGCTACGGCCATCAATCATATGCTGATGCTCTCTACTTCATTCACAAAATATGAGCttcaattttacaaaaattaa